Proteins co-encoded in one Lates calcarifer isolate ASB-BC8 linkage group LG17, TLL_Latcal_v3, whole genome shotgun sequence genomic window:
- the atpaf1 gene encoding ATP synthase mitochondrial F1 complex assembly factor 1 has translation MWDGSDGKMAAAMVQMSCLYRGMLAVRATGIRTLIPGLVPAQFRAFSVRKEPELEENPYYSKYQDKIQKLRSAKPQEYKARLEKRHEAKKEVLGDSKQAEFVKLMEQELDKRDKMAAGDGASGGFTKNKTLGSILNMEMIQDKTGEEIAELWMKYYSTKDTISAVIPTQIYEMIFSRSKSCPMFLYALPQKEGYEFYVGQWSGHELHFTSLINVQTLGENAPSQLILYHYPDLKEEKGVVLMTAEMDPKFITVHQAQCLANQVQLFYGTQRQETYRLVETFNHHPVDFKHMSVIAELEQSGLGPAVAPGGL, from the exons ATGTGGGACGGGAGCGATGGAAAGATGGCGGCCGCTATGGTACAGATGTCATGTTTGTATCGGGGTATGTTAGCGGTCAGGGCCACCGGCATCAGGACACTGATCCCCGGGCTGGTCCCGGCGCAGTTCCGAGCCTTCTCAGTTCGGAAGGAGCCGGAGCTGGAGGAGAACCCGTACTACAGCAAGTACCAGGACAAGATCCAGAAGCTGCGCAG tgccAAACCACAGGAGTACAAGGCCCGACTGGAGAAACGACATGAGGCCAAGAAGGAGGTGCTCGGAGACTCGAAGCAGGCTGAGTTCGTCAAGCTCATGGAGCAGGAG TTGGATAAACGGGACAAGATGGCTGCTGGTGATGGAGCATCTGGAGGCTTCACAAAGAACAAG ACACTGGGCTCCATCCTCAACATGGAAATGATCCAGGACAAGACGGGCGAGGAGATCGCAGAG ctGTGGATGAAATATTATTCAACGAAGGACACAATCAGCGCCGTCATCCCA ACACAGATATATGAGATGATCTTCAGCAGGTCAAAGTCCTGTCCCATG TTCCTCTACGCTTTGCCTCAGAAGGAGGGTTATGAGTTCTATGTGGGTCAGTGGTCTGGACACGAGCTACACTTCACCTCCCTCATCAACGTCCAG ACGCTGGGCGAGAATGCTCCCAGTCAGCTGATCCTCTACCACTACCCAGacctgaaggaggagaagggtgTGGTCCTCATGACGGCTGAGATGGACCCCAAGTTTATA ACTGTCCACCAGGCTCAGTGCTTGGCCAATCAGGTGCAGCTGTTCTACGGCACGCAGAGGCAGGAAACATACCGATTGGTGGAGACATTTAACCACCACCCTGTGGACTTCAAACACATGTCAGTGATAGCCGAGCTGGAACAGAGTGGTTTGGGGCCAGCAGTGGCCCCTGGAGGATTGTAG